The Macaca thibetana thibetana isolate TM-01 chromosome 11, ASM2454274v1, whole genome shotgun sequence genome window below encodes:
- the LOC126931680 gene encoding homeobox protein ESX1-like yields MGLPDAPQLPRCPLLPPPECAPVPAPPTSPVCPGARSSHLPSVPRCPLLPPPQCAPVPAPPTSPVCPGARSSHLPSVPRCPLLPPPQCAPVPAPPTSQVCPGARSSHLPSVPRCPLLPPPVCPGARSSHLPSVPRCPLLPPPVCPGARSSHLPSVPRCPLLPPPECAPVPAPPTSRVPRCPLLPPPECATVPAPPTSRVPRCPLLPPPECATVPAPPTSRVPRCPVLPPPECCQAHISCLCTQRH; encoded by the exons ATGGGCCTGCCTGATGCACCACAGCTGCCCCGGTGcccgctcctcccacctcccGAGTGTGCCCCGGTGcccgctcctcccacctccccagtgTGCCCCGGTGcccgctcctcccacctccccagtgTGCCCCGGTGcccgctcctcccacctccccagtgTGCCCCGGTGcccgctcctcccacctccccagtgTGCCCCGGTGcccgctcctcccacctccccagtgTGCCCCGGTGcccgctcctcccacctccccagtgTGCCCCGGTGcccgctcctcccacctcccaagtgTGCCCCGGTGcccgctcctcccacctcccaagtgTGCCCCGGTGcccgctcctcccacctcccGTGTGCCCCGGTGcccgctcctcccacctcccGAGTGTGCCCCGGTGcccgctcctcccac ctcccGTGTGCCCCGGTGcccgctcctcccacctcccGAGTGTGCCACGGTGcccgctcctcccacctcccGAGTGTGCCCCGGTGcccgctcctcccacctcccGTGTGCCCCGGTGcccgctcctcccacctcccGAGTGTGCCACGGTGcccgctcctcccacctcccGTGTGCCCCGGTGcccgctcctcccacctcccGAGTGTGCCACGGTGcccgctcctcccacctcccGTGTGCCCCGGTGCCCGGTCCTCCCACCTCCCGAGTGTTGCCAGGCCCACATCTCATGTCTGTGCACCCAGCGGCACTGA